The Opitutales bacterium ASA1 genome window below encodes:
- a CDS encoding SDR family NAD(P)-dependent oxidoreductase, protein MQASATNFPEAFSLRGETIMITGGATGIGQAIAHSMHAAGAHVVLVGRREAELAAAVTAMGERSAYYVFDVTRLEAACEIVTRIEREQGAITCLVNNAGIHLKKPAVETSSEEFEQVMRTHVFGAHALVRAVAPGMMARKHGTILFTASMASLFGIPLVIAYTAAKTAMVGMVKGYATEFSPHGITVNAIAPGWIETEMSRKAMEGDPARKSKILGRTPAAKFGLPEDIGWAAVYLASPAARFVTGVTLPVDGGASVGF, encoded by the coding sequence ATGCAGGCTTCCGCAACGAACTTCCCCGAGGCGTTCTCGCTTCGGGGCGAAACGATCATGATCACCGGTGGTGCCACCGGCATCGGCCAGGCCATCGCACACTCGATGCACGCGGCCGGCGCACACGTCGTCCTCGTGGGTCGACGCGAAGCCGAGCTCGCCGCCGCCGTCACCGCCATGGGCGAGCGCTCGGCTTACTACGTGTTCGACGTCACACGACTCGAAGCCGCTTGCGAGATCGTCACACGCATCGAACGCGAACAGGGTGCGATCACCTGCCTCGTCAACAACGCCGGCATTCACCTCAAGAAACCAGCGGTCGAGACCTCCTCGGAGGAGTTCGAACAGGTGATGCGCACCCACGTCTTCGGCGCGCACGCGCTCGTCCGCGCCGTCGCTCCGGGGATGATGGCGCGCAAGCACGGCACGATCCTCTTCACCGCGTCGATGGCTTCGCTTTTCGGCATCCCGCTCGTCATCGCCTACACCGCCGCGAAGACCGCGATGGTCGGCATGGTGAAGGGTTACGCGACGGAGTTCTCGCCGCACGGCATCACCGTCAATGCGATCGCCCCCGGCTGGATCGAGACGGAGATGTCGCGCAAGGCGATGGAGGGAGACCCCGCGCGCAAGAGCAAGATCCTCGGCCGCACCCCGGCCGCGAAGTTCGGGCTCCCCGAAGACATCGGCTGGGCCGCCGTCTACCTAGCCTCTCCGGCTGCGCGTTTCGTCACTGGAGTCACCCTCCCGGTCGACGGTGGCGCGAGCGTGGGGTTCTGA